The following proteins come from a genomic window of Salvia hispanica cultivar TCC Black 2014 chromosome 4, UniMelb_Shisp_WGS_1.0, whole genome shotgun sequence:
- the LOC125222171 gene encoding calcium-transporting ATPase 1-like, producing the protein MGSYLKDFSDVKPKNSSEEALQRWRKACWLVKNRKRRFRFTANLSKRFEAREIQKSNQEKLRVAVLVSQAALSFIQGISYSVPEDVKGAGFGIDADELGSIVEGHNVKKLKVHGGVEGLVDKLSTSVSDGINNSEEALSRRREVYGINKFVESPAKGFWLFVWEALQDTTLMILAVCAVVSLIVGIATEGWPKGAHDGLGIVASILLVVFVTATSDYKQSLQFKDLDKEKKKITVQVTRNGYRQKISIFDLLAGDIVHLAIGDQVPADGLFVSGYSLLINESSLTGESEPVNVSAENPFLLSGTKVQDGSCKMLITTVGMRTQWGKLMATLSEGGDDETPLQVKLNGVATIIGKIGLFFAVITFAVLVQGLFSKKMIQGTVWSWSIDEALEMLEYFAIAVTIVVVAVPEGLPLAVTLSLAFAMKKMMNDKALVRHLAACETMGSATTICSDKTGTLTTNHMTVVKACFCGKIKEISSSMEKSTFFSDIPDSVVTMIQKSIFNNTGGDIVLTENGKIEVLGTPTEAALLEFGVLLGGDFKAERQASKLVKVEPFNSEKKRMGIVLELPGECFQAHCKGASEIILSACDKTLNSAGEVVPLDEETYNFLNETIEQFANEALRTLCLAYKDIEGDYKADSPVSFEGYTLIGIVGIKDPVRPGVKESVAICRSAGIMVRMVTGDNINTAKAIARECGILTDDGLAIEGPEFRTKSDEELQKIIPKLQVMARSSPMDKHTLVRHLRSTFQEVVAVTGDGTNDAPALHEADIGLAMGIAGTEVAKESADVIILDDNFSTIVTVAKWGRSVYVNIQKFVQFQLTVNVVALIVNFSSACLTGQTPLTAVQLLWVNMIMDTLGALALATEPPTNDLMKRTPVGRKGNFISNVMWRNIFGQSIYQFVVIWYLQTAGKAVFRLHGDDSELILNTIIFNSFVFCQAFNEINSRDMEKINVFKGILDNYVFVGVLSCTVFFQAIIVEFLGTFANTHPLTWQQWLASILIGLLGMPIAAAIKMIPVGSR; encoded by the exons GAGAAGCTTAGAGTCGCAGTATTAGTTTCCCAAGCTGCTCTTAGTTTTATTCAGG GTATAAGCTACAGTGTGCCTGAGGATGTCAAGGGGGCAGGTTTCGGAATAGATGCGGATGAACTAGGGTCGATTGTCGAAGGTCATAACGTAAAGAAGTTGAAAGTTCATGGTGGTGTTGAGGGTTTAGTAGATAAGCTATCAACTTCAGTTAGTGATGGGATTAATAATTCTGAGGAGGCGCTTAGTCGTAGAAGGGAAGtttatggaattaataagTTTGTGGAGAGCCCGGCTAAGGGCTTTTGGCTTTTTGTGTGGGAAGCCCTGCAAGACACTACCCTCATGATACTTGCTGTTTGTGCCGTGGTCTCTCTGATTGTTGGCATTGCAACGGAGGGATGGCCGAAGGGTGCTCATGATGGACTTGGCATTGTAGCCAGTATACTTCTTGTTGTATTCGTCACTGCTACAAGTGATTATAAACAATCGTTACAATTCAAGGATTTGgataaggaaaagaaaaagattacAGTCCAGGTTACTAGAAATGGATACAGACAAAagatttcaatatttgatttacTCGCAGGAGACATAGTTCATCTTGCTATAGGGGATCAGGTCCCGGCTGATGGACTCTTTGTTTCAGGTTATTCGTTGTTAATCAATGAGTCTAGTTTAACTGGAGAGAGTGAACCAGTAAATGTATCAGCTGAGAACCCCTTTCTTCTGTCTGGGACTAAAGTGCAAGATGGTTCGTGCAAAATGCTTATTACTACCGTTGGGATGAGAACTCAATGGGGAAAATTGATGGCTACTCTTTCTGAAGGTGGTGATGATGAGACCCCTTTGCAAGTTAAACTGAATGGAGTCGCAACTATTATTGGAAAAATAGGTCTATTTTTCGCTGTAATCACCTTTGCTGTTCTTGTGCAAGGACTGTTTAGCAAGAAGATGATTCAAGGTACCGTATGGAGCTGGTCAATAGACGAGGCACTGGAAATGCTCGAATACTTTGCTATTGCAGTCACCATTGTTGTGGTTGCTGTCCCTGAGGGGTTGCCTCTAGCTGTTACCTTGAGCCTTGCATTTGccatgaagaagatgatgaacgACAAGGCACTGGTCCGTCATTTAGCAGCTTGTGAGACTATGGGATCTGCCACAACTATATGCAGTGACAAGACAGGGACTCTAACTACTAATCACATGACAGTTGTAAAAGCGTGTTTTTGtgggaaaataaaagaaattagtaGCTCTATGGAGAAATCTACCTTCTTCTCAGACATTCCAGATTCTGTTGTTACAATGATTCAGAAGTCTATATTCAACAACACTGGAGGAGATATTGTCCTAACTGAGAATGGAAAAATCGAAGTCCTTGGCACACCTACTGAGGCTGCACTTCTTGAATTTGGCGTCCTCCTTGGAGGAGATTTCAAAGCAGAGAGACAAGCATCGAAGCTTGTCAAAGTCGAGCCGTTTAACTCTGAAAAGAAGCGAATGGGTATAGTTCTGGAATTACCTGGAGAATGTTTTCAGGCACATTGCAAAGGCGCGTCCGAGATTATTCTGTCCGCCTGTGACAAGACCCTGAATTCAGCAGGCGAGGTTGTTCCTCTAGATGAAGAaacatataattttcttaatgaaACAATCGAACAATTTGCTAATGAAGCTCTGCGGACTCTGTGCCTTGCGTATAAGGATATTGAAGGCGACTACAAGGCTGATAGTCCCGTTTCCTTTGAGGGTTACACTTTGATAGGAATTGTAGGTATCAAAGATCCAGTTCGTCCTGGAGTGAAGGAGTCTGTTGCAATCTGTAGGTCAGCTGGAATTATGGTGCGGATGGTGACAGGAGACAACATTAACACAGCTAAGGCTATAGCTAGAGAATGTGGAATATTGACTGATGATGGCCTTGCAATTGAAGGCCCAGAGTTCCGAACGAAGAGCGACGAGGAATTGCAGAAGATCATCCCTAAACTACAG GTTATGGCTCGTTCTTCACCAATGGATAAGCATACCCTTGTCAGGCATCTGCGGTCCACATTTCAGGAGGTTGTTGCAGTGACTGGAGACGGAACAAATGATGCTCCAGCACTTCACGAAGCAGATATTGGTCTTGCAATGGGAATTGCTGGAACTGAG GTGGCTAAGGAGAGTGCCGATGTTATAATTTTAGATGATAACTTCTCCACTATTGTTACTGTTGCCAAATGGGGCCGCTCTGTTTATGTCAATATTCAAAAGTTCGTCCAATTTCAACTCACGGTTAATGTGGTAGCACTGATCGTCAACTTTTCCTCAGCTTGCTTGACAG GCCAAACACCTCTCACTGCTGTACAGCTTTTGTGGGTGAACATGATTATGGACACACTTGGAGCACTTGCACTCGCCACTGAGCCTCCCACCAATGACTTGATGAAGAGAACTCCAGTCGGAAGGAAAGGGAATTTCATCAGCAACGTCATGTGGAGGAACATCTTCGGGCAGTCTATCTACCAGTTTGTCGTCATTTGGTACCTCCAAACTGCTGGAAAGGCTGTGTTCCGCCTCCATGGAGACGATTCAGAGCTGATTCTTAACACAATCATATTCAACTCATTCGTCTTCTGTCAG GCTTTCAATGAGATAAACTCCAGGGACATGGAGAAGATAAACGTCTTCAAAGGCATACTcgataattatgtctttgtcGGAGTTCTGAGCTGCACAGTCTTCTTCCAAGCCATTATTGTCGAGTTTCTGGGCACGTTTGCAAACACACATCCTCTCACATGGCAGCAGTGGCTGGCGAGCATATTGATCGGGCTTCTGGGCATGCCGATTGCAGCTGCCATCAAAATGATCCCGGTCGGGTCAAGGTAA
- the LOC125218359 gene encoding transcription factor MYB98-like, with the protein MITTPDPEPEPVKKVRQGRKRKEKEKEKETWYKGPWTKTEDRKLDSLVMQYGNKKWASVAKHMPRRIGKQCRERWHNNLRPNISKSVVWSDEEELKIIEGHKIFGNRWSQIAKFLPGRSENDVKNHWNKTKRRQTSSRNIQRSKKLRGFYQSTVLEEYLRNGIFNTAAADAPPPPQQIGDDQEENDGTNAEDGDVIPLSVDDYDIDGVPFFSFEIAAAFEIDNCLDAAAGEASPVMGGDDYVAASYLAMDEAVDEEMNFLRSLFRDDM; encoded by the exons ATGATCACAACTCCTGATCCAGAGCCAGAGCCAGTCAAGAAAGTCAGACAAGGGAGGAAGAggaaagaaaaggagaaagagaaagaaacatGGTACAAAGGCCCTTGGACCAAAACTGAAGACAG AAAACTGGATAGCTTGGTGATGCAATATGGCAACAAAAAATGGGCATCAGTTGCTAAACACATGCCTCGAAGAATTGGGAAACAATGTCGAGAGCGATGGCACAATAATCTTCGTCCCAATATCTcg AAAAGTGTAGTGTGGAGTGATGAAGAGGAGCTGAAGATAATTGAAGGCcacaaaatatttggaaatagaTGGTCTCAAATAGCAAAATTCCTTCCTGGGAGAAGTGAAAATGATGTGAAAAATCATTGGAACAAAACCAAAAGAAGGCAGACTTCTTCTAGAAACATCCAAAGGTCTAAGAAGCTAAGAGGCTTTTATCAGTCCACTGTTTTAGAAGAATACCTCAGGAATGGGATCTtcaacaccgccgccgccgatgctcctcctccgccgcagCAAATCGGCGACGATCAAGAGGAAAATGACGGAACCAATGCTGAGGATGGTGATGTAATTCCCCTTTCTGTTGATGACTATGACATTGACGGCGTGCCTTTCTTCTCATTCGAGATCGCCGCCGCTTTTGAAATAGACAACTGTCTTGATGCCGCCGCCGGCGAAGCATCTCCGGTGATGGGCGGAGATGACTACGTCGCGGCGTCGTATTTGGCGATGGATGAGGCGGTGGATGAGGAGATGAACTTCTTGAGAAGTCTGTTTAGAGATGATATGTAA